A single Crateriforma conspicua DNA region contains:
- a CDS encoding TatD family hydrolase: protein MTLTLFDTHAHLNIDDFAEHVDQVVDRAKQAGLVGIAVIGIDRPTSVRAVELAATYPDYLYAVVGIQPNSVASAAEGDWEFVADLAGSPGVRAIGETGLDCYWDDTPIEDQKVYFDRHMDLCLQTGLPMVIHMRESCELILQQMQSRSKLPAGVMHSFTGTIDQARQCLDLGMMISFAGMVTFKKSHDLREVAAMVPEDQLLVETDSPYLSPEPLRGKRPNEPSRVEHTLRCLAEVRGVAPEHLADATTANAKRFFQLR from the coding sequence ATGACGTTGACCCTGTTTGACACCCACGCGCACCTGAACATCGACGATTTCGCCGAACACGTCGACCAGGTGGTCGATCGTGCGAAACAAGCCGGGCTGGTCGGCATTGCGGTGATCGGCATTGATCGTCCGACCAGCGTGCGCGCGGTTGAATTGGCTGCGACGTATCCTGATTACTTGTATGCGGTGGTCGGGATCCAGCCGAACTCGGTGGCCTCGGCGGCCGAAGGCGACTGGGAATTTGTAGCCGACCTGGCAGGCAGCCCCGGGGTGCGGGCGATCGGCGAAACCGGCCTGGATTGCTATTGGGACGACACGCCCATCGAGGACCAGAAGGTCTACTTTGATCGGCACATGGATTTGTGTTTGCAGACGGGTCTGCCGATGGTGATTCACATGCGTGAAAGCTGTGAACTGATTTTGCAGCAGATGCAAAGCCGTTCCAAATTACCTGCCGGCGTCATGCACTCGTTTACCGGAACCATCGACCAAGCACGGCAGTGTCTGGATCTGGGGATGATGATCAGCTTCGCGGGCATGGTCACGTTCAAGAAAAGCCACGACCTGCGCGAAGTCGCCGCGATGGTCCCGGAAGACCAACTGTTGGTCGAAACCGATTCGCCCTACCTCAGTCCTGAACCGCTGCGGGGGAAACGCCCCAACGAGCCGTCCCGCGTTGAACACACGCTGCGGTGTTTGGCTGAAGTGCGCGGTGTTGCACCGGAGCACTTGGCAGATGCGACCACCGCGAACGCGAAGCGATTCTTTCAGCTTCGTTAA
- a CDS encoding phosphatidate cytidylyltransferase: MTNFAATVSMPATPVQQAAQSASLTPTYLLLALVLATLGIASVVGWFLSRREKLGVENTLITRFNYKIRVWWMMLAIFAIGLLLHRIGVVVLFFLVSFWALREFITMTPTRRGDHRTLFWIFFIFTPLQYILIGLGSGYYDYYSIVIPVYASLFIPARAAIAGDYKRFLERSAKIQSGLLICVYSLSHAPALLDLELVRTPIRSGAEKIPWEGNNLSVMIFFVLIAQLSLVMERAWSVFAGRTVIAEKINASRTWEGVLGSIVSTGIIAAALSWATPFYPWEAGVMGGVVTIMASAGTLTMSAIKRDRGVKDTGTLVQGHAGVLDQIDNICFAAPIFFHVTRFFFTA; encoded by the coding sequence ATGACGAATTTTGCCGCCACGGTTTCGATGCCGGCGACTCCGGTGCAACAGGCTGCCCAATCGGCGTCCCTGACGCCGACGTATTTGCTGTTGGCTTTGGTCCTGGCAACGCTGGGGATTGCCAGTGTCGTGGGATGGTTTTTGTCGCGACGTGAAAAACTGGGTGTCGAAAACACCTTGATCACGCGGTTCAACTACAAGATCCGTGTGTGGTGGATGATGTTGGCGATCTTTGCGATCGGGCTGTTGCTTCACCGCATCGGGGTCGTCGTGTTGTTCTTCTTGGTGTCGTTTTGGGCATTGCGAGAATTCATCACGATGACGCCGACACGTCGGGGGGATCACCGGACGTTGTTTTGGATCTTTTTCATCTTCACCCCACTGCAATACATCCTGATCGGGTTGGGCAGCGGATATTACGACTACTACAGCATCGTCATTCCCGTTTACGCCAGCCTGTTCATTCCCGCTCGGGCCGCGATCGCGGGTGATTACAAGCGATTCCTGGAACGCAGTGCCAAGATTCAATCAGGGCTGCTGATTTGTGTTTACTCGCTAAGCCACGCACCGGCGTTGTTGGACCTGGAATTGGTGCGGACGCCGATCCGCAGCGGTGCCGAAAAAATCCCTTGGGAAGGCAACAACCTGAGCGTGATGATCTTCTTCGTCCTGATCGCCCAACTGTCGTTGGTGATGGAGCGTGCCTGGAGCGTGTTTGCCGGACGAACGGTGATCGCCGAAAAGATCAACGCGTCACGAACCTGGGAAGGCGTCTTGGGGTCGATCGTCAGCACGGGCATCATTGCCGCCGCCCTGTCGTGGGCCACACCGTTTTATCCATGGGAAGCCGGCGTGATGGGCGGCGTCGTCACGATCATGGCCAGCGCCGGAACGTTGACGATGAGTGCGATCAAACGCGACCGCGGGGTCAAGGATACTGGAACGCTGGTCCAAGGCCACGCCGGGGTGTTGGACCAGATCGACAACATCTGCTTTGCCGCGCCGATCTTCTTTCACGTCACGCGTTTCTTCTTCACCGCTTGA
- the leuB gene encoding 3-isopropylmalate dehydrogenase, which translates to MKANLVLLPGDGIGPEIVESAKSVLEVVAKRFGHEFQYTSCLIGGIAIDETGDPLPQETVDACRQSDAILLGAVGGPKWDDPNAKTRPEAGLLRIRKELGLFANLRPIKMFDELADASPLRPDIIKGTDILFFRELTGGIYFGQSGTGEVDGHESAYQSMVYSVPEVERIVRLAAKAAQGRDNRLTSVDKANVLEPSRLWRRTAARVMADEFPDVQYDVVLVDAMAMHLINRPADFDVVVTGNMFGDILTDEASMLPGSLGMLPSASLGDGGPGLYEPIHGSAPDIAGKGIANPLATILASAMLLRHSLDLNEEAAAVESAVQEVLADGLRTADIARGGDSVSTEVMGQAVTAKLA; encoded by the coding sequence TTGAAAGCCAACCTTGTCTTGTTGCCCGGCGATGGCATCGGGCCGGAAATCGTGGAATCGGCCAAGAGCGTTCTGGAAGTGGTCGCCAAGCGGTTTGGCCATGAATTCCAGTACACCAGTTGTCTGATCGGTGGGATCGCCATCGATGAAACCGGCGATCCTTTGCCCCAAGAAACCGTCGACGCTTGCCGTCAGAGCGATGCGATTCTGCTGGGCGCCGTTGGTGGACCCAAATGGGACGACCCCAACGCGAAGACCCGCCCCGAAGCCGGGCTGTTGCGGATCCGCAAGGAACTGGGGCTGTTCGCCAACCTGCGTCCGATCAAGATGTTCGATGAATTGGCCGACGCTTCACCGCTGCGGCCCGACATCATCAAGGGAACCGACATCCTGTTCTTCCGCGAATTGACCGGCGGGATCTATTTCGGCCAGTCGGGCACAGGCGAAGTCGACGGACATGAATCGGCCTATCAGTCGATGGTGTACAGCGTGCCGGAAGTAGAGCGTATTGTTCGCCTGGCTGCCAAAGCGGCCCAAGGTCGCGACAACCGACTGACCAGTGTCGACAAGGCCAACGTGTTGGAACCCAGTCGGCTTTGGCGTCGTACCGCCGCACGCGTGATGGCTGACGAATTCCCCGATGTGCAATACGACGTGGTCTTGGTCGACGCGATGGCGATGCACTTGATCAATCGTCCGGCCGATTTTGATGTCGTGGTGACCGGGAACATGTTCGGTGACATTTTGACCGACGAAGCATCGATGTTGCCGGGTTCGCTGGGCATGTTGCCCAGTGCTTCGCTTGGCGATGGTGGTCCCGGATTGTACGAACCGATCCACGGCAGCGCACCGGACATCGCCGGCAAAGGCATCGCCAATCCGCTGGCGACGATTCTGGCGTCCGCCATGTTGCTGCGTCATTCGTTGGACTTGAATGAAGAAGCCGCTGCGGTCGAATCCGCCGTGCAGGAAGTTTTGGCCGACGGATTGCGGACCGCTGACATCGCCCGCGGCGGTGATTCGGTCAGCACCGAGGTCATGGGCCAAGCGGTCACGGCCAAGTTGGCCTAA
- a CDS encoding glycosyltransferase yields MLTPMVPTSIEATVGPVAVMATPKAKAPVAMRTTKVLHLVNGEHFAGAERVQSHLGRCLPSHGFFADFACVKPGRFSEMLHEKRGAWGSAFDVPMSGRFDMAVTGRIATLVKDHGFELLHAHTPRTALLAAIVSRLTSRPWVYHVHSPASRDSDRPWLNRINAWTEKAALRGADHLITVSESLRDHCRAGGIADDRISVVHNGVPGIRPRRERFPSVGQRWTIGMIALMRPRKGVEVALDALALLRQSGHDVVLRCIGPFETPEYERQVKQQADRLNLGDSVQWVGFTDDVPAALSQLDAMLLPSLFGEGLPMVVLEAMAAAVPVIATHVEGTPEAITDGVEGLLAEAGNAESLSNKITELVTGRHDWTAMSEAAYQRHARQFSDLAMSNGVADVYRRVLDID; encoded by the coding sequence ATGCTTACGCCCATGGTTCCCACGTCAATCGAAGCAACCGTCGGCCCGGTCGCGGTCATGGCGACACCCAAAGCCAAAGCGCCGGTGGCGATGCGGACCACCAAGGTCTTGCACTTGGTCAACGGCGAACACTTTGCCGGTGCCGAACGCGTGCAATCGCATCTGGGACGATGCCTTCCGTCGCACGGATTCTTTGCCGATTTCGCATGCGTCAAACCGGGGCGGTTTTCAGAAATGCTGCACGAAAAACGCGGCGCATGGGGCAGCGCTTTCGACGTTCCGATGTCGGGTCGATTCGACATGGCCGTGACGGGGCGAATCGCGACACTGGTGAAAGACCACGGATTCGAATTGCTGCATGCCCACACGCCACGGACCGCTTTGTTGGCGGCGATCGTGTCGCGTTTGACGTCGCGTCCTTGGGTGTATCACGTGCACAGCCCTGCATCGCGTGATTCCGATCGACCTTGGCTGAATCGGATCAACGCGTGGACCGAAAAGGCGGCTTTGCGTGGTGCCGATCACCTGATCACCGTGTCCGAAAGCCTTCGAGACCATTGCCGGGCCGGTGGCATCGCCGATGATCGCATCAGCGTGGTCCACAACGGCGTGCCCGGTATCCGACCGCGTCGCGAACGTTTTCCAAGTGTCGGACAACGATGGACGATCGGCATGATCGCGTTGATGCGTCCGCGAAAGGGCGTGGAGGTCGCTTTGGACGCGCTGGCCCTGTTGCGACAATCCGGCCACGATGTCGTGCTCCGGTGCATCGGTCCGTTTGAGACCCCCGAATACGAACGCCAAGTCAAACAGCAAGCCGATCGATTGAATCTGGGCGACAGCGTCCAGTGGGTGGGATTCACCGATGACGTCCCGGCGGCACTGTCGCAATTGGACGCCATGCTGTTGCCAAGCCTGTTCGGCGAAGGGCTGCCCATGGTCGTCCTGGAAGCAATGGCCGCAGCGGTTCCGGTGATCGCGACGCACGTCGAAGGCACTCCCGAAGCGATCACCGATGGCGTCGAAGGCTTGCTGGCCGAAGCCGGAAATGCCGAAAGCCTATCAAACAAAATCACCGAACTGGTCACCGGTCGCCATGACTGGACCGCTATGTCGGAAGCCGCCTATCAACGTCACGCTCGGCAGTTTTCGGATCTGGCCATGAGCAACGGGGTCGCCGACGTCTATCGACGTGTGCTGGACATCGATTGA
- a CDS encoding outer membrane protein assembly factor BamB family protein, translated as MKWMLRGVSAATIMLLVSGGDHAASSAAEPSGSAAKAAWWPQFRGPSGDGIAMQQNPPVEFGGETTSLWRTELVGKGWSSPVVADGVVWMTTAVERQPTEEERLELLRKTDNDEKKFRTLAIAASIELKLLAVDLQSGSLTKTIDLTTVQQPDAIHSLNSYASPTPVIDGDSVFCHFGTFGTFCIDRDSGDVVWSRVLPLKHAVGPGSSPMVYDDKLILIQDGMEQQYVVALDKATGETIWKADRPPMRASNGDQRKSYCTPIAIEDSKGRDQLICMGAQWMISLDPSSGEEIWRVDHGSGFSVVPRPVVHQDLVIFATGFGSKELWAVDVTGTGDVSNTHVRWTVSRGVPTKPSPLLLDGLLYIVDDSGVASCFAADDGSVVWKKRLGGNFSASPLLAGGRIYFANHDGDVFVVRPGDEFDLVQENHLGEQIMASPVAVEDSLLIRTDQAIYRF; from the coding sequence ATGAAGTGGATGCTGCGCGGCGTTTCGGCCGCGACGATCATGTTGTTGGTCTCCGGCGGCGATCATGCCGCTTCGTCCGCTGCGGAACCGTCCGGCAGCGCGGCCAAGGCGGCTTGGTGGCCTCAGTTCCGCGGGCCAAGTGGTGACGGCATTGCGATGCAACAGAATCCGCCCGTCGAATTCGGTGGCGAAACAACGTCGCTTTGGCGGACGGAGCTTGTCGGCAAAGGTTGGTCGTCGCCAGTCGTTGCCGACGGTGTTGTTTGGATGACCACCGCGGTGGAACGCCAACCGACCGAAGAAGAACGCTTGGAGTTGCTGCGAAAAACAGACAACGATGAAAAGAAGTTTCGCACGCTTGCGATCGCTGCTTCGATCGAATTGAAACTGTTGGCCGTCGATCTGCAATCAGGCAGCTTGACCAAAACGATCGACCTGACCACGGTTCAGCAACCCGACGCGATTCACTCCCTGAACAGTTACGCGTCACCGACGCCCGTGATCGATGGCGATTCCGTTTTTTGCCACTTCGGAACGTTTGGCACCTTTTGCATTGACCGTGACAGCGGCGACGTCGTGTGGTCACGAGTCTTGCCGTTGAAGCATGCGGTCGGACCCGGCAGTTCGCCAATGGTGTACGACGACAAACTGATCCTGATTCAAGACGGGATGGAACAGCAGTATGTCGTGGCACTGGACAAAGCGACCGGCGAAACCATTTGGAAGGCCGACCGTCCGCCGATGCGAGCCAGCAACGGTGACCAGCGAAAATCCTATTGCACTCCCATCGCGATTGAAGATTCCAAGGGACGTGATCAACTGATCTGCATGGGCGCCCAATGGATGATTTCATTGGACCCGTCCAGCGGTGAAGAAATCTGGCGCGTGGATCACGGCAGCGGGTTTTCGGTTGTGCCGCGTCCGGTGGTGCATCAGGATCTGGTGATCTTTGCCACCGGCTTTGGCAGCAAGGAATTGTGGGCGGTCGACGTGACCGGTACCGGCGACGTCAGCAACACGCATGTCCGCTGGACGGTGTCGCGGGGTGTTCCGACCAAGCCGTCGCCGTTGTTGCTGGATGGGCTGCTTTACATCGTCGATGATTCCGGCGTGGCTTCCTGCTTTGCCGCCGATGACGGCAGCGTTGTTTGGAAGAAACGGCTGGGAGGCAATTTTTCGGCTTCACCGCTATTGGCCGGTGGCCGAATCTACTTTGCCAACCACGATGGTGACGTCTTCGTTGTCCGACCGGGCGACGAATTCGACCTGGTCCAAGAAAATCACTTGGGCGAACAGATCATGGCGTCGCCGGTGGCGGTGGAAGATTCGCTGCTGATTCGCACCGATCAAGCGATCTATCGCTTTTGA
- a CDS encoding sulfatase family protein — translation MMFRPAVSTLCLSAWCLALCLSNGLVFAQGDDLPSVQQRAGVQPRNVIFILTDDHRYDAMSFMGHPFLETPHLDSLASNGVHLKNAFVTTSLCSPSRASILTGLYTHKHRVIDNNRAVPEGTLFFPQYLQQAGYKTGFFGKWHMGGGNDEPRPGFDHWVSFRGQGNYLPPGPNYTLNVNGERVKQKGYITDELTDYALDWLDQQSDDQPFFMYLSHKAVHANFTPAERHEDRYADADLSFLPRGKDITAENNSPRWVRDQRNSWHGIDFSYHSDRGLDYLYRRYCESLLAVDDSVGRVLQRLKDKGIHDETLIVYMGDNGFMWGEHGLIDKRVSYEESIRVPMMMQCPDLYDGGKVVGQVIGNIDVGPTIMHAAGLTTPEYMDGRSFLELPNDSDQPWRDYFLYVYYWEKNFPQSPTQFALRGDRFKYITYYGLWDTDELYDLSNDPKETKNLIHDPEYQNVVQEMENQLYSMLGQAGGMDIPMNQPAGRSQNKRWDDRGGNDAAAFPKAMVVDEPINRQAK, via the coding sequence ATGATGTTCCGACCTGCTGTTTCCACGCTGTGTTTGTCGGCGTGGTGTCTTGCTTTGTGTTTGTCCAATGGCTTGGTGTTTGCTCAAGGCGATGATTTGCCATCGGTTCAGCAACGCGCCGGAGTCCAGCCACGCAACGTCATTTTCATTTTGACCGATGATCACCGCTATGATGCGATGAGCTTCATGGGGCATCCCTTCTTGGAAACCCCGCACTTGGATTCGCTGGCATCCAATGGTGTGCATCTAAAGAATGCGTTTGTCACCACATCGCTGTGTTCGCCCAGCCGCGCGTCGATTCTGACCGGCCTGTACACCCACAAACACCGTGTGATCGACAACAACCGTGCCGTCCCCGAGGGCACCTTGTTCTTTCCGCAATACTTGCAGCAAGCCGGATACAAGACCGGGTTCTTCGGCAAATGGCACATGGGTGGTGGGAATGATGAGCCAAGACCGGGATTTGACCATTGGGTCAGTTTTCGCGGTCAAGGCAATTACTTGCCGCCAGGTCCCAATTACACGTTGAACGTCAACGGCGAAAGAGTCAAACAGAAGGGCTATATCACCGACGAACTGACCGATTACGCATTGGATTGGTTAGATCAACAAAGTGACGATCAACCTTTCTTTATGTATCTGTCGCACAAGGCGGTTCACGCGAACTTTACCCCAGCCGAACGTCACGAAGATCGATATGCCGATGCTGACCTAAGCTTCTTGCCACGGGGCAAAGACATCACCGCCGAAAATAATTCACCCCGATGGGTTCGTGATCAACGCAACAGTTGGCACGGGATCGATTTTTCGTACCACAGTGATCGCGGACTGGATTACTTGTATCGGCGGTACTGTGAATCGTTGCTGGCTGTTGATGATAGCGTCGGCCGGGTGTTGCAGCGTTTGAAAGACAAAGGCATTCACGACGAAACGTTGATCGTTTATATGGGCGATAACGGTTTCATGTGGGGCGAACACGGTTTGATTGATAAACGTGTTTCCTACGAAGAATCCATTCGTGTTCCGATGATGATGCAGTGTCCCGACCTGTATGACGGCGGCAAGGTCGTCGGACAAGTCATCGGGAACATTGACGTCGGCCCGACGATCATGCATGCCGCCGGGTTGACGACCCCCGAATACATGGATGGTCGCAGTTTCTTGGAATTGCCGAATGATTCGGATCAGCCGTGGCGTGACTATTTCTTGTACGTCTATTACTGGGAAAAGAATTTCCCCCAATCACCGACGCAGTTCGCGTTGCGAGGGGATCGGTTCAAGTACATCACGTATTACGGATTGTGGGATACCGACGAACTGTACGATTTGTCGAACGATCCCAAGGAAACGAAGAACTTGATCCATGATCCTGAGTATCAAAACGTGGTTCAGGAAATGGAAAATCAGTTGTATTCGATGCTCGGCCAGGCCGGTGGGATGGACATTCCGATGAATCAGCCCGCGGGCAGAAGCCAGAACAAGCGTTGGGACGACCGCGGCGGGAATGATGCGGCGGCGTTTCCCAAGGCGATGGTCGTGGACGAACCGATCAACCGCCAAGCGAAGTAG
- the dapF gene encoding diaminopimelate epimerase has protein sequence MEFVKMHGAGNDYVYVDCFDQTVPSNLPELARRISHRRFGVGADGLILVRPSEQADAWMHMFNADGSESEMCGNGIRCVAKLVQDRGYAKASPLTIESGGQVYTIQTQCDDDGKVCQVTVDMGKPILQPERIPTLIPGDPHVVDVQVEIDGRHFPVTCVSMGNPHCVVFVDHADDEWVLKIGPQLENDPRFPKRVNVEFVEVLSPTEVRQRTWERGSGETWACGTGASAVCVAGVLTGRTERTILNHLLGGDLTLRWDEDSDHVFMTGGAAEVFRGTW, from the coding sequence ATGGAATTTGTCAAAATGCACGGTGCGGGCAACGACTATGTTTATGTCGATTGCTTCGATCAGACCGTGCCGTCGAATCTGCCGGAATTGGCGCGACGCATTTCCCATCGACGTTTCGGCGTGGGTGCCGATGGGCTGATTTTGGTTCGCCCTAGTGAGCAGGCCGACGCGTGGATGCACATGTTCAATGCGGACGGCAGCGAAAGCGAAATGTGTGGCAATGGGATTCGTTGCGTCGCCAAATTGGTCCAAGACCGCGGGTACGCCAAAGCGTCGCCACTGACCATCGAATCGGGGGGCCAGGTTTATACGATCCAAACGCAATGCGATGACGACGGAAAGGTTTGTCAGGTCACCGTCGACATGGGCAAGCCGATACTGCAGCCCGAACGAATACCGACCCTGATTCCGGGCGATCCTCATGTTGTTGACGTGCAAGTGGAAATCGACGGACGCCATTTTCCCGTGACCTGCGTTTCGATGGGCAACCCGCACTGCGTCGTGTTCGTTGATCATGCCGACGATGAATGGGTGCTGAAGATCGGGCCACAGTTGGAAAACGATCCCCGTTTTCCCAAACGTGTGAACGTCGAATTTGTCGAAGTCCTGTCACCGACCGAGGTCCGACAGCGGACTTGGGAACGTGGCAGCGGCGAGACTTGGGCGTGCGGCACCGGTGCGTCGGCGGTTTGTGTCGCCGGTGTTTTGACGGGACGAACCGAACGAACCATCTTGAATCACCTGCTCGGTGGCGACCTGACACTGCGGTGGGATGAAGACAGCGATCATGTGTTCATGACCGGCGGAGCGGCGGAGGTCTTTCGCGGAACTTGGTGA
- a CDS encoding protein kinase domain-containing protein — MSANPPNGDFRDDDATREWSTGDGEAGSHDLTEAGLFEVSQGESADDVLEVHDRLGDYEIKSLLGSGGMGQVFLAEHVRMQRTVALKTLPVHRLGDAKAIERFFSEVRAASRVMHPNIVTAFDAGEQDGVPYLAMEYVDGKTLTQIVSEGGPLTVGDAADVIRQAALGLLHAHRAGVVHRDVKPGNLMRTTDGTVKVLDLGLAQISSLAVDAIRPSAKTDAVSSTADAKSGKHGDGKTAGKQRSRGKRRPGKLIGTLSFMSPEQLEDPESIDSRSDIYSLGATLYFLLTGRTPYPGEFLDQVYGHRHGEIPDLMQIRDDVDMNFANVFRRMMAKSPGARYNSLDEVIEDLAGYVASEAAPSWLQQLAPMQAIAQDSSTIIGGSTYGGESTVARRTEIVGLDLGMFDLAAASTDLSGSLRNLTPGELGQPLFRMVMTGSDGTMRFGDVATQRQSTNPDQVIRCLPMYFGQPTIGRQVCGRNCPPEVLMGAMIRRAMRQAWNRKQPPEAVAITVPSVYDQLHRRSIMQSATIAGLRSVRLVDRSLACVQLMMMQHQCGGTASAPTDDNPLVLDDPAESEPMPGDESRHVLFVGLTGQACEAVVVRCENGRLEQLGASGHWNHGTLIWIQRLVDLAAEMYSRSIDLDPRKTLRRAARLQTACERAIQSLIMLPSVKITIEAASHPVSVVVDRMQWMLRCEDLIDQVTKHIRQACERASIRPDQLDHVVGLGPLLRMPELKKRIFAGVPAAANVTMADRHDVACGAAICLSGELPGRGDIPMPPRNVASQQIGVLVEDAQGRSRILPIIPRGTILPARTNRRISAGKQKESLTLSLVESSGPLGKHWQSLGQYDFDLDLANDSSAKRARMIGFEVDINGLLTVRAQTPGVPGSNKLPSLPKPAIDESDLAGWIQWLNEQPVE, encoded by the coding sequence GTGTCCGCAAATCCACCGAACGGCGATTTTCGCGACGACGATGCGACCCGAGAATGGTCCACCGGCGATGGGGAGGCGGGTTCGCACGACTTGACCGAAGCGGGGCTGTTCGAAGTTTCCCAAGGCGAATCGGCCGATGATGTCTTGGAGGTCCACGACCGCTTGGGCGATTACGAGATCAAGTCGCTGCTGGGTTCCGGCGGCATGGGCCAAGTTTTCTTGGCCGAACACGTGCGGATGCAGCGAACCGTCGCACTGAAGACGCTGCCCGTGCACCGTCTGGGCGATGCCAAAGCAATCGAACGATTTTTTTCGGAGGTTCGCGCCGCCTCTCGCGTCATGCATCCGAACATCGTCACCGCGTTTGACGCGGGCGAACAAGACGGCGTGCCCTATCTGGCGATGGAATACGTCGATGGAAAAACGTTGACCCAGATCGTATCCGAAGGCGGGCCGCTGACCGTCGGCGATGCGGCGGATGTCATTCGGCAAGCCGCGCTGGGGTTGCTGCACGCACACCGTGCCGGCGTGGTGCACCGCGACGTCAAGCCGGGAAACTTGATGCGAACCACCGATGGGACGGTCAAGGTTTTGGATTTGGGGTTGGCCCAAATTAGCTCGCTAGCGGTCGACGCGATTCGGCCGTCGGCCAAGACCGACGCCGTTTCCAGTACGGCCGATGCCAAGTCAGGAAAGCACGGCGATGGCAAAACCGCTGGCAAACAACGATCACGGGGCAAACGCCGACCGGGAAAGCTGATCGGCACCCTGTCGTTCATGTCGCCCGAACAGTTGGAAGACCCGGAATCGATTGATTCACGCAGCGATATCTATTCGCTGGGGGCGACACTGTATTTCTTGCTGACCGGACGCACGCCGTATCCCGGCGAATTCTTGGACCAAGTGTACGGCCACCGCCACGGCGAAATACCTGATCTGATGCAGATCCGCGATGACGTCGACATGAATTTTGCCAACGTGTTTCGACGCATGATGGCAAAGTCACCGGGGGCCCGATACAACTCGCTGGATGAAGTGATCGAAGACTTGGCGGGTTACGTCGCATCCGAAGCCGCGCCGTCTTGGTTGCAACAGTTGGCGCCCATGCAGGCGATCGCACAAGACAGCAGCACGATCATTGGTGGTTCCACCTACGGCGGTGAATCCACGGTCGCCCGTCGGACCGAGATCGTCGGTCTGGATCTGGGTATGTTCGACTTGGCCGCCGCCAGTACCGACTTAAGCGGATCGCTGCGGAATTTGACGCCCGGCGAACTGGGCCAACCGCTGTTTCGAATGGTGATGACCGGCAGCGACGGCACGATGCGGTTCGGCGATGTTGCGACCCAGCGTCAATCGACCAATCCCGACCAAGTGATTCGGTGTTTGCCGATGTATTTCGGCCAGCCCACGATCGGTCGGCAAGTTTGTGGACGCAATTGCCCGCCGGAAGTCTTGATGGGCGCGATGATCCGCCGCGCGATGCGCCAGGCGTGGAATCGCAAACAGCCGCCCGAAGCGGTGGCGATCACAGTCCCATCGGTTTATGACCAACTGCATCGCCGCAGCATCATGCAATCGGCGACCATCGCCGGCCTGCGTTCGGTTCGCTTGGTGGACCGATCATTGGCGTGCGTGCAATTGATGATGATGCAACATCAATGTGGGGGAACAGCATCGGCCCCCACGGACGACAATCCGTTGGTGTTGGATGATCCGGCCGAATCTGAACCCATGCCGGGTGACGAAAGCCGTCATGTCTTGTTTGTTGGGCTGACCGGCCAGGCGTGCGAGGCGGTGGTCGTTCGCTGCGAAAATGGTCGGCTGGAACAGTTGGGGGCCAGCGGGCATTGGAATCACGGCACGCTGATTTGGATTCAACGTCTGGTCGACTTGGCCGCGGAGATGTACAGCCGGTCGATCGATCTGGATCCACGCAAAACCTTGCGACGTGCCGCGCGGCTGCAGACGGCGTGCGAGCGTGCGATCCAGTCGCTGATCATGTTGCCCAGCGTCAAAATTACGATCGAAGCCGCATCGCACCCCGTGTCCGTCGTCGTGGATCGCATGCAGTGGATGCTGCGATGTGAAGACTTGATCGACCAAGTCACCAAACACATCCGACAGGCCTGTGAACGCGCGTCGATCCGGCCCGACCAACTTGATCATGTGGTCGGGCTGGGACCGCTATTGCGGATGCCGGAATTGAAGAAGCGGATCTTTGCCGGGGTCCCCGCCGCCGCGAATGTCACGATGGCGGATCGCCATGATGTGGCCTGTGGTGCCGCGATCTGTCTTTCAGGGGAATTGCCCGGTCGTGGTGATATTCCGATGCCCCCGCGAAACGTGGCCAGCCAACAGATCGGTGTTTTGGTCGAAGACGCGCAGGGACGCAGCCGCATTCTGCCCATCATTCCGCGCGGCACCATCTTGCCGGCTCGGACGAATCGACGAATCAGTGCCGGGAAACAAAAGGAATCGTTGACTCTGTCTCTGGTCGAAAGCTCAGGGCCTCTTGGCAAACACTGGCAATCCCTGGGACAATACGACTTCGACCTGGATTTGGCGAACGATTCGTCGGCCAAACGGGCTCGCATGATCGGCTTCGAAGTCGACATCAATGGCCTGTTGACCGTACGTGCCCAGACCCCGGGCGTGCCCGGCAGTAATAAGTTGCCGTCACTTCCAAAACCGGCGATTGACGAAAGCGATCTGGCGGGCTGGATCCAGTGGCTGAACGAACAGCCCGTCGAATGA